A single window of Blastocatellia bacterium DNA harbors:
- a CDS encoding response regulator translates to MSTILIIEDDQTICELYSTVLKEHVILQATNTNDAIEAAIQHQPDLILTDLRVPDINGFFPKQNHTFEFLKNLRKADGKAKIIVCSGLCYDQQIQNSVLVAGADFSLPKNGSIKALKKAVDHALITYTTSSIS, encoded by the coding sequence ATGTCTACTATTCTAATCATAGAAGATGATCAAACTATTTGTGAATTATACTCTACAGTATTAAAAGAACATGTGATTTTACAAGCTACTAATACCAATGATGCAATAGAAGCGGCCATTCAACACCAACCCGATTTGATTCTTACAGATTTGCGTGTTCCTGACATTAATGGTTTTTTTCCTAAACAAAACCATACTTTTGAATTCCTAAAAAACCTTCGCAAAGCTGATGGTAAAGCAAAAATTATTGTTTGTTCTGGCTTGTGTTATGACCAACAAATTCAAAACTCTGTTTTAGTTGCTGGAGCAGATTTTTCTCTACCTAAAAATGGCTCTATTAAAGCTCTTAAAAAGGCTGTTGATCATGCTCTTATCACTTATACAACCTCTAGTATTTCATAA
- a CDS encoding TonB-dependent receptor, which produces MQHNGKQLKFVFLILLLYFFLLGNPQPILAQSGATTANANGVVTDEEGRVIVNASVTAVNLQTNQTREIQTNEKGLFLLNELPPGNYEISAYAEGFAKISRKFNLTLGTTSYYNFILTVEAKEQEIIEVIANNILDENRTASSSNNDRGRIDSLPINRRNFLDFSLTSPRVTPDRTPQQGVAATSGLSFNGLPARNNSITIDGLDNNDAAPGGVRSTFSQEAVQEFQVVSDSYSAEFGKALGGVINIITRGGSNELHSSLFFLNRNESIAARNAFSPIKPEFKQYQFGATLGGAIKKNKAFYFLSFERLSVKQNSVVTITDDTVRSINSQGFSIRNGPIAFGIGTSTFLARTDFQIAPNDRLFVRYNYGRTFNGAGEPFGDLIGGSRVADTNAGRLSLDDNSIAVNNSYVNPSSNLVNETRFLYSRRNQTIVPIDPNGPQVNIVAPEGLVVFGAGTLLPQPRIQNVYQIVNNVSLSKGSQQIKFGADYTRDGIASGFVPIFRAGFAFFQPLDLSPLGGPAFSGLQAFDPSLRTPEQKAFLMGLSQALPGMIPGFPRLDLANSGLPAAFIQGFTRTTGGTTDVARNTFSTFFQDDIKISSNFLLKLGVRYDISRVDVLGSNNGNVAPRVAFSYQPNRLLKMRIHGGYGLFFAPTIYGPALVGNEGEQGALQILSLQFPLSIPLYNSPNRRLPIGETLPPGVSLIPQLSLGFINQPNPRASYTQQANLGIDYLIDSNTVLSVSYAFVRGLKILSQRNINPIVRPIVGDPTGSAMTGRIDTTKGDVLEFTNAYDSYYNSFSVSFNRRLSKLFGFLSSYTFAKSIDNFIDIRNELQQSVDPTNPRGERGLSLQDVRSRFIFSGVWELSYTKNPFLRDFQLSSIVNLESGRAYNLLAGVDLNLNGDNPPGDRPLVGSTSIARNSGLTPGFANVDLRLSRSITVNEKYRLQFQIEAFNLFNRTNISDVNPIFPPDANGNFNLPAKDGNRFTAPRDRFRAAFSPRQFQIGVKISF; this is translated from the coding sequence ATGCAGCACAATGGTAAGCAACTTAAATTTGTTTTCTTAATATTGCTCTTATACTTTTTTTTATTAGGTAATCCCCAGCCTATTTTAGCTCAAAGCGGAGCAACCACTGCTAATGCTAATGGTGTTGTTACAGATGAAGAAGGTAGAGTTATAGTTAATGCTTCTGTAACAGCAGTAAACTTACAAACAAATCAAACAAGAGAAATTCAAACAAATGAAAAAGGTTTGTTTTTACTAAATGAACTTCCTCCCGGCAATTATGAAATTTCTGCTTATGCCGAAGGCTTTGCTAAGATTTCAAGAAAATTCAATTTAACATTAGGAACAACTAGTTATTACAATTTTATTTTGACTGTAGAAGCAAAAGAGCAGGAAATAATAGAAGTTATTGCAAACAATATCCTAGATGAAAATAGAACAGCAAGTAGTTCAAATAATGATCGTGGTAGAATAGACTCGCTACCAATTAATAGAAGAAATTTTCTAGATTTTTCTTTAACTTCTCCTAGAGTTACACCAGATCGCACACCTCAACAAGGTGTTGCTGCTACTTCTGGATTGTCCTTTAATGGCTTACCTGCTCGTAATAACTCAATTACTATTGATGGTCTAGATAATAATGATGCGGCTCCTGGAGGGGTGCGTTCAACATTTAGTCAGGAAGCAGTACAGGAATTTCAAGTTGTCTCTGATAGCTATTCTGCTGAATTTGGTAAGGCTTTAGGAGGAGTAATTAATATTATTACTCGTGGTGGTAGCAATGAACTACACAGTTCATTATTTTTTCTTAATCGTAATGAGTCTATTGCTGCCCGTAATGCTTTTTCACCAATTAAACCTGAGTTTAAGCAATACCAATTTGGTGCAACTTTGGGAGGAGCAATTAAGAAAAACAAAGCTTTCTATTTCCTTTCTTTTGAACGTTTATCTGTAAAACAAAATAGTGTAGTAACTATTACAGATGATACTGTAAGGTCAATTAACAGTCAAGGTTTTTCTATTCGTAATGGCCCTATAGCTTTTGGCATTGGTACTTCTACCTTTTTGGCAAGAACAGATTTCCAAATAGCTCCCAATGATAGGCTTTTTGTTAGATATAATTATGGACGTACATTCAATGGTGCTGGTGAACCTTTTGGAGATTTAATAGGTGGTTCAAGAGTAGCAGATACTAATGCTGGTCGATTGTCTTTAGATGATAATTCCATAGCTGTTAATAATAGCTATGTCAATCCTAGCTCAAATCTAGTCAATGAAACTCGGTTTCTTTATAGTCGTAGAAACCAAACAATTGTACCTATTGACCCTAACGGCCCACAGGTTAACATTGTTGCTCCAGAGGGTTTAGTAGTTTTTGGTGCAGGGACTTTGTTACCACAACCTAGAATACAAAATGTTTATCAAATAGTTAATAATGTTAGTCTTAGTAAAGGTTCTCAACAAATTAAGTTTGGAGCAGACTATACTAGAGATGGTATAGCATCAGGCTTTGTTCCTATATTTAGAGCAGGATTTGCTTTCTTTCAACCCTTAGATTTAAGCCCTCTTGGTGGCCCTGCATTTAGCGGATTACAAGCATTTGATCCTTCACTACGAACCCCAGAACAAAAAGCTTTTCTAATGGGTTTATCTCAAGCTTTACCAGGAATGATACCTGGGTTTCCTCGATTGGATTTAGCTAATTCTGGCTTACCTGCTGCATTTATTCAAGGCTTTACACGTACTACAGGTGGAACAACTGATGTTGCTAGAAATACTTTTTCTACCTTCTTTCAAGATGACATAAAGATAAGTTCTAATTTTTTATTAAAATTGGGAGTGCGCTATGATATTAGCCGTGTTGATGTATTAGGTAGTAATAATGGAAATGTTGCTCCGCGTGTAGCTTTTTCTTATCAACCTAACCGATTACTTAAAATGCGAATCCATGGAGGTTATGGGTTATTTTTTGCTCCTACTATTTATGGGCCTGCTCTTGTTGGTAATGAAGGAGAACAAGGTGCTTTACAAATATTATCCTTACAATTTCCTTTATCAATCCCTTTATATAATTCACCAAATAGGCGATTACCTATTGGAGAAACTTTACCACCAGGTGTTAGCTTAATTCCTCAACTTAGTTTAGGTTTTATCAACCAACCTAACCCACGTGCTAGTTATACACAGCAAGCAAATCTAGGGATAGACTACTTAATAGATAGTAATACAGTTCTTTCTGTGAGCTATGCTTTTGTTAGAGGATTAAAAATCTTATCCCAACGCAATATAAATCCTATTGTCAGACCAATTGTTGGAGATCCTACAGGAAGTGCAATGACAGGAAGAATTGATACAACAAAAGGGGATGTTTTAGAATTTACTAATGCTTATGATAGCTACTACAACTCATTTAGTGTTTCATTCAATCGTCGTTTAAGTAAGCTATTTGGTTTCTTAAGTAGCTATACTTTTGCAAAATCAATAGACAATTTTATTGATATTCGTAATGAACTACAACAATCTGTAGATCCTACAAACCCAAGAGGCGAAAGAGGATTATCACTACAAGACGTTCGTAGCCGATTTATTTTTTCTGGTGTTTGGGAATTGTCCTATACAAAAAATCCATTTTTGAGAGACTTTCAATTATCTAGCATAGTTAATTTAGAGTCTGGCCGCGCTTATAACTTATTGGCTGGAGTGGATTTAAACTTAAATGGAGACAACCCTCCAGGTGATAGACCTTTAGTAGGTTCTACTAGTATTGCTCGAAACAGCGGTTTAACTCCAGGTTTTGCTAATGTTGACTTAAGGCTATCTCGTAGCATTACTGTTAATGAAAAATATCGCTTACAATTTCAAATAGAAGCATTTAACCTATTTAATCGAACCAATATTAGTGATGTTAATCCTATTTTCCCACCTGATGCTAATGGTAATTTTAATTTACCTGCTAAAGATGGAAATCGCTTTACTGCACCACGTGATCGCTTTCGTGCTGCTTTTTCACCTCGTCAGTTTCAGATAGGGGTAAAAATATCTTTTTAA
- a CDS encoding tetratricopeptide repeat protein, producing the protein MSRPLQTFQERLVFTSLSGNNLPKRNDFFTGRENILNKLYEVFSINENNAVIQVLRGFNGTGKTHTALEFCYLNITKYQNIFWINAKNEVTFSNSYYDIARLLGLITTGSVNNFNSRRNISLVNNWLSTHSDWLLVYDQLEDMALLPEYLPANYQGHILITTKCQDLANYSYVINLAPLSVDEATLFLLKRANLIAKDEKSLESISDKNKFPAQQIIQEVNALPLALSLIAAYIEQTKCSLTDYLTLYQNIKYFPGKLTDISGEELDIDNIINAIYKLTIDQINKKNLAATELLQCCSILSFEKIPEEIFIESAHLLSDILSDSFNNFFIYNESLSLLLNYSLIERDNIDNSISLHSLLKTSIVNSMNYNTKVSLVESLTKSLNYLVLKDPQGSQFTFLHQRILSSALALSEFIISMKFNCLEVATLFYQLGIYCQKQMLLDSSLDCYFLALTSYRSTFGDNHSCVAVTLNNIGEVYRSQENYYLALNCYLQSLECYKESFSDNHPSVAMTLANLGILCAETAREMEAVDYYKRAIAVFDLSLANDHPWVIKTIRMYSNLLFQLNRNEEAQTLLNRINV; encoded by the coding sequence ATGAGCCGACCATTACAAACTTTTCAAGAAAGATTAGTCTTTACTTCTCTTAGTGGAAATAATTTACCTAAACGCAATGATTTCTTTACTGGTAGAGAGAATATACTTAATAAATTATATGAGGTATTCTCTATAAATGAAAATAATGCAGTTATCCAAGTCCTTAGAGGTTTTAATGGAACTGGAAAAACACATACAGCACTTGAGTTTTGCTATCTTAATATCACTAAATACCAAAATATTTTTTGGATTAATGCTAAAAATGAGGTTACTTTTAGCAATAGCTATTATGATATTGCTCGTCTTTTAGGTTTAATAACAACTGGCAGTGTTAACAACTTTAATTCTCGTCGTAATATATCATTGGTTAACAATTGGTTATCTACTCACTCTGATTGGCTTTTAGTTTATGATCAATTGGAAGATATGGCATTATTACCAGAATATTTACCAGCTAATTATCAAGGTCATATCTTAATTACTACTAAATGCCAAGACCTAGCAAATTATTCTTATGTTATAAATTTAGCTCCTTTAAGTGTTGATGAAGCAACATTGTTTTTATTAAAAAGAGCAAATTTAATCGCAAAAGATGAAAAATCGTTAGAAAGTATTTCTGATAAAAATAAATTCCCAGCACAACAAATCATCCAAGAAGTTAATGCCTTACCATTAGCTTTGTCTTTGATTGCTGCTTATATTGAGCAAACAAAGTGTTCATTAACAGATTATCTTACTCTATACCAAAATATTAAGTACTTTCCTGGTAAGCTCACTGACATAAGTGGTGAAGAACTTGATATTGACAATATTATTAATGCTATTTACAAGTTGACTATTGACCAAATAAACAAAAAAAATCTTGCTGCAACAGAGTTACTTCAATGCTGTTCAATCTTATCATTTGAAAAAATTCCAGAAGAGATATTTATAGAATCAGCGCACCTTTTGAGCGATATACTTTCTGATTCATTTAATAATTTTTTTATCTACAATGAATCTCTTTCGCTTTTGTTAAATTATTCATTGATAGAACGAGATAATATTGATAACTCTATTTCCCTTCATAGTTTGCTTAAAACATCTATTGTCAATTCAATGAACTACAATACTAAAGTTTCATTAGTTGAAAGTTTGACAAAGTCTTTAAATTATTTGGTGTTAAAAGATCCTCAAGGCTCTCAATTTACCTTTTTACATCAAAGGATATTATCTTCTGCCCTAGCATTGTCAGAATTTATTATTTCCATGAAGTTTAACTGTTTGGAAGTAGCTACTTTATTTTACCAACTAGGAATTTATTGCCAAAAGCAAATGCTATTAGACTCTTCTTTAGATTGTTATTTTCTTGCGCTAACTAGCTATAGAAGTACTTTTGGCGATAATCATTCTTGTGTTGCTGTCACACTTAATAATATTGGTGAAGTTTATCGCAGCCAAGAAAACTACTACTTAGCCTTAAATTGTTACTTACAATCACTAGAATGTTACAAAGAATCTTTTTCTGATAATCACCCTTCTGTTGCAATGACTTTAGCTAATTTAGGTATTTTATGTGCTGAAACAGCTAGAGAAATGGAAGCAGTTGATTATTACAAAAGAGCTATAGCAGTCTTTGACCTATCGCTAGCCAATGATCATCCTTGGGTTATTAAAACAATAAGAATGTACTCTAATTTACTGTTTCAACTTAATAGAAATGAAGAAGCCCAAACTCTATTAAATCGCATCAATGTTTAA
- a CDS encoding VCBS repeat-containing protein produces the protein MLKVKARGLKTELSPYNLKERLLLCFICLVFSLLIFVPSFGLHSSANSANNLTQSKINEAINPLALVQCSNINFDTGFITSRSVATGDIDGDGKIDLVIGSNATASTSILRNIGTNGSPVFNGKIDLDSGINAVAVLATDVDGDSKLDVVIANAGGANTLSVLRNTSTPGNISFAPRVTFATGNQPVSLAAGDLDADGKLDIATANNTANTTSIFRNTSSVGNISFATKIDLMTGSSPQSALIGDIDGDGKLDLAISNFSSSVSLFRNISTSGTISFDTRLNFSISGNPRRGVIGDIDGDGKLDLAFANSSTSNIISVLRNTSTSGTISFASTVTFAIGSSSFGITIGDLDGDSKLDLAVTNQNNSSLSVLRNTSISGTVSFANQQIFPIGAGSSAVVASDLDTDGKLDLVSANDTSNSISILKNTSMIGAISFTTKNLRGNEFPTGTNPFAVVTGDIDGDGKVDLISANRPANTVSVIRNTSLSMSVSFAPKVDFAVGIGPRSLVIGDIDGDGKIDLAVANSNNNTGGASTVSILRNTSSMGSISFDNQLTFTVGDNPSSIAIGDIDGDGKLDLAIANANILSSNPIQTVSVLRNNSSPGSISFETQLTFNVGSKPGSVAIGDIDGDGKLDLAVANSDNISNVNVDPDTVSVLRNTSSMGSISFANQVTFPTGIIPQSVKIGDIDGDSKPELVVGETNTNNISIFRNTSSTGIISFATKIDFNTGGGAKAISLGDLNGDSKLDIVSTISNESKIAVFRNTSSIGSITLATKIDFLVGENPFSSAIEDFDKDNRLDITTANTTSNSASVLRNICLGQVCPTITLSPTSLAMATRGITYSQTITAIGGIAPYIFSLTSGVLPTGITLSSAGLLSGTTTQTGSFQITITATDANSCTGSQSYTLTVVGGVSNNTLYVADTLNNRVQRSTNNGMTWQSVGNGPGTSPGQFNTPRSVAASFDDTIIFVADTNNNRVQRSTNSGTTWTVIAAAGTATNQVNRPNSVSYDETNNKLYIADTMNSRILVISNATNVTPIFEIFAGATAGTTVGKFNQPQSVAVNASGMVYVADTANNRVQMNINGLTNGWLVLATAGLEVGQMNTPKGVYVDDSGRIWVADTANNRIQVNTNGIWSIFMGAGTTIGSVNRPEAMVVNLSGNLFIADTGNNRIQSKPVNGGVASLVGGPGTTLGKFNQPSGIR, from the coding sequence ATGCTAAAAGTTAAGGCAAGAGGACTTAAAACAGAACTTTCTCCATATAACCTCAAAGAAAGACTATTGCTTTGTTTTATTTGTTTAGTTTTCTCTTTGCTTATCTTTGTCCCATCCTTTGGTTTGCATTCTTCGGCAAATTCAGCAAATAACTTAACTCAATCCAAAATCAATGAAGCTATCAATCCACTAGCACTTGTTCAATGTTCTAACATTAATTTTGATACAGGCTTTATTACTTCTCGTTCAGTAGCAACAGGTGATATTGATGGTGATGGCAAAATTGATTTGGTTATTGGCAGTAATGCTACTGCTTCAACATCAATATTAAGAAATATTGGTACTAATGGTTCTCCTGTTTTTAATGGCAAAATCGATTTAGATTCTGGCATTAATGCTGTGGCTGTTTTAGCAACTGATGTAGATGGAGATAGTAAACTTGATGTAGTGATTGCTAATGCTGGTGGGGCTAATACATTATCAGTCCTAAGAAATACTAGCACCCCTGGTAATATTTCTTTTGCCCCTAGAGTTACTTTTGCTACTGGTAATCAACCTGTTTCACTGGCAGCAGGAGATTTAGACGCAGATGGAAAGCTTGATATTGCAACTGCTAACAACACTGCTAACACAACATCAATATTTAGAAATACTAGTAGTGTTGGAAATATTTCTTTTGCTACAAAAATTGATTTAATGACTGGTAGCAGTCCCCAATCGGCATTAATAGGCGATATAGACGGGGATGGAAAGCTTGATTTAGCTATTAGCAATTTTTCTAGCTCAGTTTCATTATTTAGAAACATTAGCACTTCTGGCACTATTTCCTTTGACACAAGACTTAATTTTTCTATTAGTGGTAATCCTCGTAGGGGAGTTATAGGTGATATAGATGGTGATGGAAAGCTTGATCTGGCTTTTGCTAATAGTAGCACTAGCAATATTATATCAGTGTTAAGAAACACTAGTACAAGTGGCACTATTTCCTTTGCTTCTACAGTTACTTTTGCCATAGGTTCTAGCTCTTTTGGTATAACAATTGGTGACTTAGATGGGGATAGTAAGCTTGATCTAGCTGTTACTAATCAAAATAATAGTAGTCTTTCTGTATTAAGAAATACTAGCATTTCTGGAACTGTTTCTTTTGCTAATCAGCAAATATTCCCTATTGGTGCAGGTTCTTCGGCTGTAGTGGCTTCAGATTTAGATACTGATGGCAAATTAGATTTAGTTTCTGCTAATGATACTAGTAACTCAATATCAATTCTAAAAAATACTAGTATGATTGGTGCTATTTCCTTTACTACCAAAAATCTTAGAGGAAATGAGTTTCCTACTGGCACTAATCCTTTTGCAGTAGTAACAGGAGATATTGATGGGGATGGTAAAGTTGATTTAATTAGTGCTAATCGTCCAGCTAACACAGTTTCTGTTATAAGAAATACTAGCTTAAGTATGTCTGTTTCTTTTGCTCCTAAAGTTGATTTTGCTGTTGGTATTGGCCCACGTTCATTAGTAATTGGTGATATTGATGGGGATGGTAAAATTGATTTAGCTGTTGCTAATAGCAATAACAACACAGGCGGAGCATCAACAGTTTCCATATTAAGAAATACTAGTTCAATGGGTTCTATTTCCTTTGATAATCAACTTACTTTTACTGTTGGTGACAACCCTAGTTCAATAGCAATTGGTGATATTGATGGCGATGGTAAACTTGATTTAGCTATTGCTAATGCAAATATTTTATCTAGTAATCCTATTCAAACAGTTTCAGTATTAAGAAATAATAGCTCACCTGGTTCTATTTCTTTTGAAACTCAACTTACTTTTAATGTTGGTAGTAAACCTGGTTCAGTAGCAATTGGTGATATTGATGGCGATGGCAAACTTGATTTAGCTGTTGCTAATTCTGACAATATTTCAAATGTTAATGTTGATCCTGATACAGTATCAGTGTTAAGAAATACTAGTTCAATGGGTTCTATCTCTTTTGCTAACCAAGTTACTTTTCCTACAGGTATAATTCCTCAATCTGTAAAAATTGGCGATATTGATGGCGACAGCAAGCCAGAACTTGTTGTTGGTGAAACTAACACTAACAACATATCAATTTTTAGAAATACTAGCAGCACAGGTATTATTTCTTTTGCTACTAAGATTGATTTCAATACTGGCGGCGGAGCTAAAGCTATATCTTTAGGTGATCTTAATGGTGATAGCAAACTTGATATTGTTTCTACAATTTCTAATGAATCTAAGATAGCAGTTTTTAGAAATACTAGCTCTATTGGTTCTATAACTCTTGCAACCAAAATAGATTTCCTTGTTGGGGAAAATCCTTTTTCATCAGCTATAGAAGACTTTGACAAAGATAATCGCCTTGATATTACTACAGCTAATACTACTAGTAATAGTGCTTCTGTATTAAGAAATATTTGTTTAGGACAAGTTTGTCCAACAATAACATTAAGCCCAACTAGCCTTGCTATGGCAACAAGAGGCATAACTTATAGTCAAACTATTACGGCAATTGGTGGAATTGCCCCTTATATCTTTAGTCTTACATCTGGAGTATTACCAACAGGTATTACTCTTTCTAGTGCAGGTTTATTATCTGGTACAACTACTCAAACAGGTTCTTTTCAAATTACTATAACCGCAACTGATGCTAATAGCTGTACAGGCTCTCAAAGCTACACTCTAACAGTAGTTGGAGGTGTAAGTAATAACACGCTTTATGTTGCTGATACATTAAATAATCGTGTTCAACGTTCTACTAATAATGGTATGACTTGGCAAAGCGTTGGAAATGGCCCAGGAACTTCACCAGGCCAATTTAATACTCCTCGCAGTGTAGCAGCAAGTTTTGATGACACAATTATTTTTGTTGCAGATACAAACAATAACCGCGTCCAACGCTCTACCAACAGCGGAACAACCTGGACAGTAATTGCAGCAGCAGGAACAGCCACAAATCAAGTAAATAGACCTAATAGTGTATCTTACGATGAAACAAATAATAAACTTTATATTGCTGACACAATGAATAGTAGAATTCTAGTTATAAGTAATGCTACAAATGTAACCCCAATATTTGAAATATTTGCAGGGGCAACAGCAGGAACAACCGTAGGGAAATTTAATCAACCTCAATCAGTAGCAGTAAATGCAAGTGGAATGGTCTATGTTGCAGATACAGCAAACAACCGTGTACAAATGAATATAAACGGTCTAACTAATGGTTGGTTAGTTTTAGCTACTGCTGGACTGGAAGTTGGTCAAATGAATACACCAAAAGGTGTTTATGTAGATGATAGCGGACGTATCTGGGTAGCTGATACAGCAAATAACCGTATTCAAGTTAACACTAATGGAATTTGGTCAATATTTATGGGTGCTGGAACTACTATTGGTTCAGTAAACCGACCTGAAGCAATGGTTGTTAACCTATCAGGCAATCTCTTTATTGCTGATACTGGAAACAACCGAATCCAAAGCAAACCTGTTAATGGTGGTGTAGCTAGTTTGGTAGGCGGGCCCGGAACAACATTAGGTAAATTTAATCAACCTAGTGGCATTCGCTAG
- a CDS encoding sigma-70 family RNA polymerase sigma factor: MAKADIFVVDDNIDNINVLEKILKENQYKVRKSTSATRALTAIRTLPPDLILLDISMPELNGYEVCQELKKDINTNKLPVIFISAMDDVLDKVNAFKVGAVDYISKPFQVEEVLVRIENQLTIHFLRKELEEKNQLLENQYQELKKEKEALIEEQKRTNKVFSTLVDLLPGLVLDKKYKLEKKIGKGGFGAVYRAIHLNLQMAVAIKIFRPFTGSENKQALERFQLEGISACRVNHPNAVTVIDFGISENGMAYLVMELLEGYTLASEMAQRTIFSPVRLAEILIPVCNVLSKAHQLGIIHRDIKPDNIFLHNSENVEIIKVVDFGIAKIISQVEGFSQESLTQTGHLIGTPNYMAPERLQGLTYNGQSDVYSLGVIAYQMLCGTLPFLSDSSNFFTLIGTILTQEPRPLRELNPEISVSLEQLVMSALVKDPKKRPTPDEFAEQMLLLLELDPNRMISNSERVEKISFESSDSTITNKTINKTNFINNDTLSHLLDNQLITQLLNKWNDGEKLALDKLLPLVYTELHKIADSYIRKERSNHTLQTTALINEAYIQIAESELEWENRKHFLASAACIMKHILVNYAISHNRAKRGSNFYKIPIENILHLSKTQDLDLFVLEDALNKLAEANPRQAQIIELSFFGGFTSEQIAKLLDISDSTVRRELTAAKSWLQELLSK; this comes from the coding sequence ATGGCTAAAGCAGATATTTTTGTAGTAGATGACAATATAGATAACATAAATGTTTTAGAAAAAATCCTAAAAGAAAATCAATATAAAGTTAGAAAATCAACCTCTGCAACTCGCGCTTTAACAGCAATACGTACTCTACCACCAGATTTAATCCTCTTAGATATTTCAATGCCTGAATTAAACGGCTACGAAGTTTGTCAGGAACTAAAAAAAGACATTAACACTAATAAACTACCTGTAATTTTTATTAGTGCTATGGATGATGTATTAGATAAGGTTAACGCTTTTAAGGTAGGTGCAGTTGATTATATTTCTAAGCCTTTTCAAGTCGAAGAAGTTCTTGTACGAATAGAAAACCAGCTAACAATTCACTTTTTACGTAAAGAGTTAGAAGAAAAAAATCAACTTTTAGAAAATCAATACCAAGAATTAAAAAAAGAAAAAGAAGCTTTAATAGAAGAGCAAAAGCGAACAAATAAAGTTTTTTCCACATTAGTAGATCTATTACCAGGACTGGTTTTAGATAAAAAATATAAATTAGAGAAAAAAATAGGAAAAGGCGGCTTTGGTGCGGTTTATCGTGCAATTCATCTTAATTTGCAAATGGCTGTAGCTATAAAGATTTTTCGCCCCTTTACAGGTAGTGAAAATAAACAAGCATTAGAAAGATTTCAACTAGAAGGAATTTCAGCTTGTCGGGTAAATCATCCTAATGCAGTTACTGTAATTGATTTTGGAATCTCTGAAAATGGAATGGCTTATTTAGTTATGGAGTTATTAGAAGGCTACACGCTTGCTAGTGAAATGGCTCAAAGGACTATTTTCTCACCTGTAAGACTAGCAGAAATACTTATCCCTGTTTGTAATGTCCTTAGCAAAGCACATCAATTAGGTATTATTCATAGAGATATAAAGCCAGATAATATTTTTCTTCATAATTCAGAAAATGTTGAAATTATTAAAGTTGTTGATTTTGGAATTGCTAAAATAATTAGTCAAGTAGAAGGTTTTTCTCAAGAATCTTTAACCCAAACAGGTCATCTTATTGGTACACCAAATTATATGGCACCTGAACGGCTACAAGGCTTGACCTACAATGGTCAATCTGATGTTTATAGCTTAGGTGTAATTGCATATCAAATGCTTTGTGGAACTCTGCCTTTTTTATCAGATTCTAGTAATTTTTTTACTTTAATAGGGACAATTTTAACCCAAGAACCTAGACCACTTAGAGAACTAAATCCTGAAATTTCTGTTTCTTTAGAGCAATTAGTTATGAGTGCTTTAGTTAAAGATCCAAAAAAACGCCCTACCCCAGATGAATTTGCTGAACAAATGCTTTTACTGCTAGAACTTGACCCAAACAGAATGATTTCAAATAGTGAAAGGGTAGAAAAAATTAGTTTTGAAAGTTCAGATTCTACAATCACAAATAAAACGATTAATAAAACAAATTTCATTAATAATGATACTTTGTCACATCTTCTTGATAATCAACTAATTACACAATTACTTAATAAGTGGAATGACGGCGAAAAATTAGCCTTAGATAAGTTATTACCTTTAGTTTATACAGAACTTCATAAAATAGCTGATAGTTATATAAGAAAAGAGCGAAGCAATCATACACTTCAAACAACTGCACTTATTAATGAAGCTTATATTCAAATAGCAGAATCAGAACTAGAATGGGAAAACCGCAAGCATTTTCTTGCCTCAGCAGCTTGTATTATGAAACATATTTTAGTGAATTATGCGATATCACATAATAGAGCTAAACGAGGTAGCAACTTTTATAAAATCCCTATTGAAAATATTCTTCACTTGTCTAAAACACAGGATCTGGATTTATTTGTTTTAGAGGATGCTCTAAACAAATTAGCTGAGGCAAACCCAAGACAAGCCCAAATAATAGAGTTAAGTTTTTTTGGTGGTTTTACTTCAGAACAAATTGCAAAACTATTAGATATTTCAGATTCAACTGTAAGACGTGAATTAACTGCGGCTAAATCTTGGTTACAAGAACTTTTATCAAAATAA